A region from the Gemmatimonadota bacterium genome encodes:
- a CDS encoding tetratricopeptide repeat protein, with protein sequence MERRSFVIGWLRAASARRSAAVLLASVVLLTGCATKRDLRDLRGEMRAQSARQDSIFQRLFEELDQIGDTLRSEADYSFEFRGHVQRELLDIKDQLIQVQEMSGVNQRTLTQLRDQVEAGRARLDEYDSSRGPSSAGSSEEADAAFDAAYSAYQRRSSTAARMGFEQFIQQYPTHQRVPEARYYLSDQLAQDGDVEEAIAGFLRIPELFPADPLAADALYRVGVLELDRGNADAARRYFQRVVTGYPDSDAARVARERLSEIG encoded by the coding sequence ATGGAACGGCGCTCCTTCGTGATTGGGTGGCTGCGCGCTGCCTCGGCGCGGAGGAGCGCCGCCGTTCTGCTTGCGTCGGTCGTGCTGCTGACGGGTTGTGCCACCAAGCGTGACCTGAGGGATCTGCGCGGCGAGATGCGCGCGCAGTCCGCCCGCCAGGACTCGATCTTCCAGCGGCTGTTCGAAGAGCTGGACCAGATCGGTGACACCTTGCGGTCCGAAGCCGACTACTCCTTCGAGTTCCGCGGCCACGTGCAGCGAGAACTGCTCGACATCAAAGACCAGTTGATCCAGGTCCAGGAGATGTCGGGAGTGAACCAGCGCACGCTCACACAGCTGCGCGATCAGGTAGAGGCGGGACGGGCGCGTCTGGACGAGTACGATTCCTCGCGGGGCCCCTCGTCCGCGGGGAGCTCGGAGGAGGCCGATGCCGCGTTCGATGCGGCCTACTCGGCGTATCAGCGACGGTCGTCCACCGCTGCCCGCATGGGCTTCGAGCAGTTCATCCAGCAGTACCCCACGCACCAACGGGTGCCCGAGGCCCGCTACTACCTCTCCGATCAGCTGGCGCAGGACGGAGACGTGGAGGAAGCCATCGCGGGTTTCCTGCGGATTCCGGAGCTGTTTCCTGCGGACCCGCTCGCGGCCGACGCGCTGTATCGGGTGGGCGTGCTGGAGTTGGACCGGGGCAACGCGGATGCGGCTCGGCGGTACTTCCAGCGGGTGGTGACGGGCTATCCGGACTCCGACGCGGCGCGGGTCGCGCGCGAGCGTTTGTCCGAGATCGGTTGA
- a CDS encoding acetyltransferase: MTSVAQPGPVVLIGAGELGRDALSVFHALHARDPHWTVLGFLDDAPERVGSTVLGVPVLGGVDWLDRAPPEVQVLITVGSPGARRRLDESFTRKGVRWATAIHPSVELTPWVTIGEGSLVMAGCTFTVEVEVGRHVVVNPGCTVAHDVRIGDYCYLSPGVDLAGRVVLEPEAYLGTGAVVIPSRTVGRGAVVGAGGVVIRDVPAGATAVGVPTRLLEGS; encoded by the coding sequence CGCGCTTTCGGTGTTTCATGCCCTGCACGCGCGGGACCCGCATTGGACGGTCCTGGGATTCCTGGACGACGCCCCCGAGCGGGTGGGCAGCACGGTGCTGGGCGTTCCCGTCCTGGGCGGGGTGGACTGGTTGGACCGGGCTCCTCCGGAGGTCCAGGTGTTGATCACCGTGGGCTCGCCGGGGGCGCGGCGCCGCCTGGACGAGAGCTTCACTCGCAAAGGCGTGCGGTGGGCGACGGCCATCCACCCGTCGGTGGAGCTCACCCCCTGGGTCACGATCGGGGAGGGAAGTCTCGTGATGGCCGGGTGCACGTTCACGGTCGAGGTGGAGGTGGGCAGGCACGTGGTGGTCAATCCGGGGTGTACGGTCGCGCACGACGTCCGGATCGGCGACTATTGCTACTTGTCGCCCGGAGTCGATCTGGCCGGGCGGGTCGTCTTGGAGCCGGAGGCGTATCTGGGTACGGGAGCGGTGGTGATCCCGAGTCGCACGGTGGGGCGGGGCGCGGTGGTCGGCGCGGGGGGCGTGGTGATCCGCGACGTGCCCGCGGGCGCCACCGCGGTGGGGGTTCCGACGCGCCTCCTGGAGGGCTCGTGA
- a CDS encoding biopolymer transporter ExbD: MRSRGSVRRGLPADAQINVTSLVDVAFTLLVIFIITAPILQGGIEVDLPEGNVAPLDADRTPIIVSIDRDGTFFVEDQPVETAESLRQLVARLAERSGGGTVYLRGDRQVPYGRVIEAFDAVNQVEGVQLSVVVESAPRER, from the coding sequence GTGAGATCGCGCGGCTCCGTACGGCGCGGTCTGCCCGCGGACGCCCAGATCAACGTCACGAGCCTCGTGGACGTTGCGTTCACCTTGCTGGTCATCTTCATCATCACCGCCCCCATCCTGCAGGGCGGCATCGAGGTGGATCTGCCCGAGGGCAACGTCGCACCGCTCGATGCGGATCGAACCCCCATCATCGTCTCCATCGACCGCGACGGGACCTTCTTCGTGGAGGACCAGCCCGTTGAAACGGCGGAGTCGCTTCGCCAGCTGGTCGCACGCCTGGCGGAACGTTCCGGCGGCGGGACGGTCTATTTGCGTGGGGATCGGCAGGTCCCCTACGGCCGGGTCATCGAGGCGTTCGATGCGGTCAACCAGGTAGAGGGGGTTCAGTTGAGCGTCGTGGTCGAGTCGGCTCCTCGGGAACGCTGA
- the tatC gene encoding twin-arginine translocase subunit TatC: MTERRINPKGEMPFLDHLEELRWRILWSLFAVVAGTLLGFFIVQRFGVIQILLDPLQRFRPDTKLIALALTDGFFVTLKLALVVGLVLSFPILIYQVWSFLSPALEKEERRVIVPSLYFGLLLFLAGAAMAYFIALPVTIPFLLGFQSEFLESTLEVNRYFGFVTKLLIGFGVVFELPVVVMILSALGLVTPHFLRSKRRHALVINTIIASFLSPGDVITLTVLMMVPLVLLYEVSIWLSAVIHRRRENRILSASDEPPEGAVGVGG; encoded by the coding sequence ATGACGGAGCGGAGAATCAACCCGAAGGGTGAGATGCCCTTCCTGGACCACCTGGAAGAGCTCCGCTGGCGGATCCTCTGGTCGCTCTTCGCCGTGGTCGCCGGGACGCTGCTGGGGTTCTTCATCGTCCAGCGGTTCGGCGTCATCCAGATCCTGCTGGACCCGCTGCAACGCTTCCGGCCCGACACCAAGCTCATCGCCCTGGCGCTGACGGACGGCTTCTTCGTCACCCTCAAGCTGGCGCTGGTCGTGGGGCTGGTCCTGTCCTTTCCCATCCTCATCTATCAGGTCTGGAGCTTTCTCTCCCCGGCTCTGGAGAAGGAAGAGCGGCGCGTCATCGTGCCCAGCCTCTACTTCGGGCTCCTCCTCTTCCTGGCCGGCGCCGCCATGGCCTACTTCATCGCCCTGCCGGTGACGATCCCCTTCCTGCTGGGCTTCCAGAGCGAGTTCCTGGAAAGCACGCTGGAGGTCAACCGCTATTTCGGCTTCGTCACCAAGCTGCTGATCGGGTTCGGCGTGGTCTTCGAATTGCCCGTGGTGGTGATGATCCTCTCCGCCCTGGGGCTGGTGACTCCGCATTTCCTGCGCAGCAAACGCAGGCACGCGCTGGTCATCAATACCATCATCGCGTCCTTCCTGTCGCCGGGAGACGTGATCACGCTCACGGTGTTGATGATGGTCCCGCTGGTGCTCCTGTACGAGGTGAGCATCTGGCTGTCCGCCGTGATCCACCGGCGCCGGGAGAACCGGATCCTATCGGCGTCCGACGAACCACCGGAGGGAGCGGTAGGAGTCGGCGGATGA
- a CDS encoding OmpA family protein — MKPRTLLVLAFAIALPIGGCKKEPPPAPAPQPTANDDDAERRRREAEEAERARREAEARAEAERQRQIEMARSALTALVFFEYNMANLTPDAQRVLRDKVDILRASPAVRLRIEGHADERGSTEYNIALGQRRAEAVRDFFSSFGLDGSRFTLISYGEERPLDSGSNEMAWSRNRRAAFVITAGENDIQPVAR, encoded by the coding sequence ATGAAGCCTCGCACCCTGCTGGTCCTCGCCTTCGCCATCGCCCTCCCGATCGGAGGCTGCAAGAAGGAGCCCCCTCCGGCACCGGCGCCCCAGCCCACCGCCAACGACGACGATGCAGAGCGTCGCCGCCGCGAAGCTGAGGAGGCAGAGCGCGCCCGTCGCGAGGCCGAAGCCCGCGCCGAGGCCGAGCGCCAGCGCCAGATCGAGATGGCCCGCTCCGCGCTCACGGCCCTGGTGTTCTTCGAGTACAACATGGCCAACCTGACGCCGGACGCGCAGCGTGTCCTGCGCGACAAGGTGGACATCCTGCGCGCCAGCCCCGCCGTGCGTCTCCGTATCGAGGGGCACGCCGACGAGCGCGGCTCGACCGAGTACAACATCGCGCTGGGCCAGCGCCGCGCCGAGGCCGTGCGTGACTTCTTTTCCAGCTTCGGGCTGGACGGGTCGCGCTTCACGCTGATCTCGTACGGAGAGGAGCGTCCGCTCGACTCCGGTTCCAACGAGATGGCCTGGTCGCGCAACCGCCGAGCGGCCTTCGTCATCACCGCTGGTGAGAACGACATCCAGCCGGTGGCCCGCTGA
- a CDS encoding NAD-dependent epimerase/dehydratase family protein yields MTPTPTIEGRRILITGGAGFIGAALAERLVERNQVRLFDLDFEGSSASLSRAWGHPNLEVTVGDVMDADALRQAVDGVTSVVHLAAVVGVKNVLSRGRDTIEINFIGTSNLLRALEGRRDLERVVYFSTSEVFGMSAFRAGEDTPSTIGPVSEARWTYSIAKLAGEHLVHTYHRELGMPTAIVRPFNVFGRLRLGDHAMLRFILAALRGEDLEVHGDGTQIRSWCYIDDFVDGLLRVMHMPEAVGETFNLGNPRNTLTIYDLAQRVVRLLDSPSKVKFVEIDFSDIDVRVPRLRKATDLLGFRPGIELDDAVLRTAEWVREHRELLDPALDGAGAAGA; encoded by the coding sequence GTGACTCCGACCCCCACCATCGAAGGGCGCCGCATTCTCATCACGGGCGGCGCCGGCTTCATCGGAGCTGCGCTCGCGGAGCGGCTCGTGGAGCGCAACCAGGTGCGCCTCTTCGACCTCGACTTCGAGGGGAGCAGTGCCTCGCTCAGCCGAGCCTGGGGACACCCCAATCTGGAGGTGACCGTCGGCGACGTGATGGATGCCGATGCGCTGCGGCAGGCCGTCGACGGCGTTACCTCGGTGGTGCACCTGGCCGCTGTGGTGGGCGTCAAGAACGTGCTGTCCAGGGGAAGGGACACCATCGAGATCAACTTCATCGGGACGTCCAACCTGCTGCGTGCCCTCGAGGGACGACGTGACCTCGAGCGGGTGGTCTACTTCTCCACCAGCGAAGTGTTCGGGATGAGCGCCTTCCGGGCCGGTGAAGACACCCCCTCGACCATCGGTCCAGTCAGCGAAGCCCGCTGGACGTACTCGATCGCCAAGCTGGCCGGCGAGCATCTGGTGCATACCTATCACCGCGAGCTCGGCATGCCCACGGCGATCGTGCGGCCGTTCAACGTGTTCGGCCGGCTCCGTCTCGGGGATCACGCCATGCTGCGCTTCATCCTGGCCGCGCTACGGGGCGAAGACCTGGAGGTGCACGGCGACGGTACCCAGATCCGCTCCTGGTGCTACATCGACGATTTCGTGGACGGGCTGCTGCGGGTGATGCACATGCCCGAGGCGGTGGGCGAGACCTTCAATCTGGGGAATCCACGCAACACGCTCACGATCTACGATCTGGCGCAGCGCGTGGTGCGGCTCCTGGATTCGCCCTCCAAGGTGAAGTTCGTGGAGATCGACTTCTCCGACATCGACGTACGGGTGCCCCGGCTGCGCAAAGCGACAGACCTGCTCGGGTTCCGGCCCGGCATCGAGCTCGACGACGCCGTGTTGCGCACTGCGGAATGGGTGCGGGAACACCGCGAGCTGCTCGATCCGGCCCTCGACGGGGCGGGAGCCGCCGGAGCGTGA
- a CDS encoding NAD-dependent epimerase/dehydratase family protein, whose translation MTTQRKVLVTGGAGFIGSHVAEAFVARGDRVWILDNLSSGKRSNVPAGAELVHMDIGDADVGALFDEVGFDLVNHHAAQIDVRISVADPRRDATTNTLGLLNLTEAAIRTGTKRFVFVSSGGVVYGEPEQIPTPERAPKDPRSPYGVSKLTGEYYLNYYRKERGLEYVALRYSNVFGPRQDPHGEAGVVAIFSQRLLDKQALTVFGDGEQTRDYVYVKDVVSANLRVSDLSLEGSELDDVAFNVGTGVGTSVNRLADLLEEIAEVHPGREYRGARVGELRHSTLDASQLRRTGWAPRFAIRDGLRETYEHIAAARVAG comes from the coding sequence ATGACAACGCAAAGAAAGGTGCTGGTCACCGGCGGAGCCGGGTTCATCGGAAGCCATGTCGCCGAGGCCTTTGTGGCCCGGGGCGACCGCGTGTGGATCCTGGACAACCTGTCCAGCGGAAAGCGCTCCAACGTCCCCGCCGGGGCGGAGCTGGTCCACATGGACATCGGGGATGCCGACGTCGGCGCGCTGTTCGACGAGGTGGGCTTCGACCTGGTCAACCACCACGCCGCCCAGATCGACGTCCGCATCTCCGTCGCCGATCCCCGCCGGGACGCCACCACCAACACGCTGGGGCTGCTCAACCTCACGGAAGCGGCCATCCGCACCGGCACGAAGCGCTTCGTCTTCGTGTCCAGCGGTGGGGTGGTCTACGGCGAGCCCGAGCAGATCCCCACGCCGGAGCGGGCGCCCAAGGATCCCCGTTCGCCGTACGGCGTCTCCAAGCTCACCGGAGAGTACTACCTCAACTACTACCGCAAGGAGCGGGGTCTCGAGTACGTGGCGCTCCGCTACTCCAACGTTTTCGGACCCCGACAGGACCCGCACGGCGAGGCGGGTGTAGTGGCGATCTTCTCGCAGCGCCTCCTCGACAAGCAGGCGCTGACCGTCTTCGGCGACGGCGAGCAGACCCGTGACTATGTGTACGTGAAGGACGTGGTGAGCGCGAACCTGCGCGTGTCCGACCTCTCCCTGGAGGGGAGTGAGCTCGACGACGTGGCCTTCAACGTCGGAACGGGCGTGGGCACGAGCGTCAATCGTCTGGCCGACCTCCTCGAGGAGATCGCCGAAGTGCACCCGGGACGCGAGTACCGTGGCGCCCGCGTGGGCGAGCTGCGGCACAGCACTTTGGACGCGTCCCAGTTGCGCCGGACCGGATGGGCTCCGCGCTTCGCCATCCGGGATGGGCTCCGCGAAACCTATGAGCACATCGCGGCGGCGAGGGTGGCCGGGTGA
- a CDS encoding DegT/DnrJ/EryC1/StrS family aminotransferase — MRPPPTPSLVGPDVEGARGMRVPLARPWMGPEEAEAAREVVASRWLIQGAAVAEFEARFAALIGAEHAIAVNSGSSALLVAMGALGVGAGDEVVCPDMTFVSTASAALFLGARPVLADIEMRTYGLDPSDLERCIGPRTRAIVPVHYAGHSAEMGPILEIAERHGIPVLEDAAESHLARYQGGRCTGTLGRIGIFSFTPSKPMTTGEGGMIVTDDAALAERCRRFRNFGDTGKFEWTELGFNFRMPEMMGAIGLVQLERLPEAVRRRRQIAGRYSHAFHVLPDVVVPHERQAEDANYQLYTLRVEGASGSRHRDTVRASLSERGVGNRLYYPPLHGQGVFAHLAEDAGHFPNATRFAETALSLPIFPELTEDEQSFVIDAFIDSIRGLKSP, encoded by the coding sequence GTGAGACCGCCCCCCACACCGTCGCTTGTGGGTCCGGACGTGGAGGGAGCCCGCGGAATGCGCGTGCCGTTGGCCCGTCCCTGGATGGGACCGGAGGAAGCCGAGGCTGCCCGCGAGGTGGTCGCATCCCGCTGGCTGATCCAAGGGGCCGCGGTCGCGGAGTTCGAGGCTCGCTTCGCTGCCTTGATCGGGGCGGAGCACGCGATCGCGGTGAACTCCGGATCGAGCGCGTTGCTCGTGGCGATGGGCGCGCTGGGTGTCGGCGCGGGCGACGAGGTCGTATGCCCGGACATGACGTTCGTCTCGACCGCCTCCGCGGCCCTCTTTCTGGGTGCGCGGCCCGTGCTCGCCGACATCGAGATGCGCACCTACGGTCTCGATCCCTCCGATTTGGAGCGCTGCATCGGACCGCGAACGCGCGCGATCGTGCCGGTGCACTACGCGGGGCACAGCGCCGAGATGGGGCCGATCCTCGAGATCGCCGAGCGCCATGGGATCCCCGTCCTGGAGGACGCGGCCGAGTCCCATCTGGCCCGTTATCAGGGCGGGCGGTGCACCGGAACCCTCGGACGGATCGGGATCTTCTCGTTCACTCCCTCCAAGCCGATGACCACCGGGGAGGGCGGAATGATCGTCACCGACGACGCCGCCCTGGCCGAGCGCTGCCGTCGTTTCCGCAACTTCGGGGACACGGGCAAGTTCGAGTGGACCGAGCTGGGCTTCAATTTCCGCATGCCCGAGATGATGGGCGCCATCGGGCTCGTGCAGCTGGAGCGGCTGCCGGAGGCGGTGAGGCGGCGTAGGCAGATTGCCGGACGCTACAGTCACGCCTTTCACGTCCTGCCGGACGTAGTGGTGCCCCACGAGCGCCAGGCGGAGGACGCGAACTACCAGCTCTACACGTTGCGCGTGGAGGGAGCATCGGGGTCTCGACACCGGGACACCGTGCGCGCGTCCCTGAGCGAGCGAGGGGTCGGCAACCGGCTCTACTACCCGCCGCTCCATGGACAAGGCGTGTTCGCTCACCTGGCCGAGGATGCCGGCCACTTCCCCAACGCAACGCGCTTCGCCGAAACGGCCTTGTCGCTCCCCATCTTCCCCGAGCTCACCGAAGACGAGCAGTCGTTCGTCATCGACGCGTTCATCGACTCCATTCGAGGATTGAAATCCCCGTGA
- a CDS encoding LysM peptidoglycan-binding domain-containing protein — MRRVLYVLLTLVALGGHALTAQEATERVHRVQTGETLSSIARAYFGDVASWRVIYEANRDRIPNPNQIEPGLELRIPGAAGAAVRTVEVTTQPAPPVREQRRATPAPRPAPPVEPSAPRTAFWSGPARTVTVEAPLLARAEEVAMLRPTVPVDAFQAAGWLLEVDEPTGAIGRVQTFSVASGVRSTRMTAQPFDLLHVRLDNPVAVRPGDMLQTFRIERRIKDLGDVVVPTGVLEVLRLEGDGVVAEVAEEYQPLRLGDWVKVPEPFGLRAGVTPEATGQMLDTRILAFQRQHELQLLGDVMFLDVGRADGVVVGDEFIGYLPPAEGWEPEPIGRVQILGVREHRSSARILSIDTPAFTEGLVLHLSRKMP, encoded by the coding sequence ATGCGCCGGGTCCTGTACGTTTTGCTCACTCTCGTCGCCTTGGGCGGCCATGCACTCACGGCCCAGGAAGCGACCGAACGGGTTCATCGGGTTCAGACCGGCGAGACCCTGTCCTCCATCGCGCGAGCCTATTTCGGGGACGTGGCGTCCTGGCGGGTCATCTATGAGGCCAACCGCGACCGGATCCCCAATCCCAACCAGATCGAGCCCGGCCTGGAGCTCAGGATTCCAGGTGCCGCCGGAGCCGCGGTCCGCACGGTCGAGGTCACCACGCAGCCGGCCCCGCCGGTGCGGGAGCAGCGGCGCGCCACCCCGGCCCCCCGTCCCGCACCCCCGGTCGAGCCCTCCGCGCCTCGGACCGCCTTCTGGAGCGGGCCGGCTCGCACGGTGACGGTGGAAGCGCCACTGCTGGCCCGGGCCGAAGAGGTGGCCATGCTGCGGCCCACCGTGCCCGTCGACGCCTTCCAGGCGGCGGGCTGGCTCCTCGAGGTGGACGAGCCCACCGGAGCGATCGGTCGCGTCCAGACCTTCAGCGTCGCCTCGGGCGTACGGTCGACCCGGATGACCGCGCAGCCCTTCGACCTGCTGCACGTCCGTCTGGACAACCCGGTGGCCGTCCGACCGGGGGACATGCTCCAGACCTTCCGCATCGAGCGCCGGATCAAGGACCTCGGTGACGTCGTGGTTCCGACCGGTGTGCTCGAGGTCCTGCGGCTGGAGGGGGACGGTGTGGTTGCAGAGGTGGCCGAGGAGTATCAGCCGCTGCGCCTGGGCGACTGGGTGAAGGTGCCGGAGCCCTTCGGGCTGCGGGCCGGCGTGACGCCGGAGGCGACCGGCCAGATGCTCGACACCCGGATCCTGGCGTTCCAGCGGCAACACGAGCTGCAGCTCCTGGGCGACGTGATGTTCCTCGACGTCGGCCGGGCGGATGGAGTGGTCGTGGGAGACGAGTTCATCGGCTACCTGCCCCCCGCGGAGGGATGGGAGCCGGAGCCGATCGGACGGGTCCAGATCCTCGGCGTGCGGGAGCACCGATCCTCGGCGCGCATCCTGTCGATCGACACGCCGGCCTTCACGGAAGGCTTGGTTCTGCACCTGAGCCGAAAGATGCCGTAG
- a CDS encoding MotA/TolQ/ExbB proton channel family protein produces MSPLPLLLLQAGAPTNAWGMVRSGGILNQIVLVVLAVLSVISWIMILWKARQFGAVQRQGSRFIDEMERAKRIEEAMRALMALPDSPYGRVFRRGINFFSDLRPGVLQGQRSGEGLSLTQLEALRLVMEKEEAEERDDLSRGLPWLAIIGSIAPLLGLMGTVIGVMNTFFGIAAAGSANIAAVAPGVGGALTTTVAGLFVAIPAVVAYNHFAAKLDFFMSELEGFSSEFIGALAREGRL; encoded by the coding sequence GTGAGCCCACTCCCCCTGCTGCTCCTCCAGGCCGGCGCCCCCACCAACGCCTGGGGGATGGTCAGAAGCGGTGGGATCCTCAACCAGATCGTCCTGGTGGTCCTGGCCGTGCTCTCGGTCATCAGTTGGATCATGATCCTCTGGAAGGCGCGGCAGTTCGGAGCCGTGCAGCGCCAGGGGAGCCGCTTCATCGACGAGATGGAGCGCGCCAAACGCATCGAGGAAGCGATGCGGGCCTTGATGGCGCTTCCCGACTCGCCCTACGGGCGGGTCTTCCGGCGGGGCATCAACTTCTTCTCCGATCTGCGACCCGGCGTGCTGCAAGGCCAGCGCAGTGGCGAAGGCCTGTCCCTGACCCAGCTGGAGGCGCTGCGTCTGGTCATGGAGAAGGAAGAGGCGGAGGAGCGCGACGACTTGTCACGCGGGTTGCCCTGGCTGGCGATCATCGGCTCCATCGCGCCCTTGCTGGGCCTGATGGGGACGGTCATCGGCGTGATGAACACCTTCTTCGGCATCGCCGCGGCCGGGTCGGCCAACATCGCGGCGGTGGCGCCCGGTGTGGGCGGCGCCCTCACCACGACCGTGGCGGGGCTCTTCGTGGCCATTCCCGCAGTGGTGGCGTACAACCACTTCGCGGCCAAGCTCGACTTCTTCATGAGCGAGCTGGAGGGCTTCTCCAGCGAGTTCATCGGCGCCCTGGCCCGGGAGGGTCGGTTGTGA
- a CDS encoding TonB C-terminal domain-containing protein: protein MAIVRPPKAAATSRRRSGPDRRSVLLSTGGHVLAVLVAWAVASLRPERPHFETVRIQLFSPPPAQAAEIEEAAVPEEELVVEEPDPQPEEAPPPPEQKEEVTPPPEQRPEPPKPEPTPDPPEEKPRRATTTDPEAKPSEEGGEDLNVRLEGLRRDYPQYYGNIVAQLGRCFRPPPGRHSATVQFVIHRDGTVSDIRKVESTGNLAFDVRAIEAVECAGRDGHLGPLPDDFAWDVLPIEFFFAPRGG from the coding sequence ATGGCCATCGTCCGCCCTCCCAAGGCGGCGGCCACCTCCCGCCGGCGCTCGGGGCCGGACCGGCGCTCCGTTCTCCTCAGCACCGGCGGACATGTGCTGGCCGTGTTGGTGGCCTGGGCCGTCGCGAGCCTGCGTCCGGAGCGTCCCCACTTCGAGACCGTGCGCATCCAACTCTTCTCTCCGCCCCCGGCGCAGGCGGCCGAGATCGAGGAAGCGGCGGTGCCCGAAGAAGAGCTGGTGGTCGAAGAGCCCGATCCGCAGCCTGAGGAGGCACCTCCGCCCCCGGAGCAGAAGGAGGAGGTGACCCCGCCCCCGGAGCAGCGGCCGGAGCCCCCCAAGCCGGAGCCCACGCCCGACCCTCCCGAGGAGAAGCCCCGCCGCGCCACCACCACCGACCCGGAGGCCAAGCCCAGCGAAGAGGGTGGGGAGGACTTGAACGTCCGTCTCGAGGGACTGCGCCGCGACTATCCCCAATACTACGGGAACATCGTGGCCCAACTCGGACGGTGCTTTCGTCCACCGCCCGGGCGTCACTCCGCAACGGTCCAGTTCGTCATCCATCGGGACGGGACCGTTTCAGACATCCGCAAGGTAGAATCGACCGGGAATCTGGCGTTCGACGTGCGGGCGATCGAGGCGGTGGAGTGTGCGGGCAGAGACGGACACTTGGGCCCGCTTCCTGACGATTTCGCCTGGGACGTCCTTCCCATCGAGTTCTTCTTCGCTCCGCGCGGCGGATGA
- the nrdR gene encoding transcriptional regulator NrdR, producing the protein MRCAACDATDTRVVDTRLSRGGRAVRRRRECEQCGARFTTYEVIEERPVRVLKRNGESEEYSRAKLLRSLNAACAKRPVSAETVDQIVEDIEDALSRSAGVEVTSARISEMVMHQLRQVDRVAYVRYASVYRNFRDLDEFEDFVSEVRARQRRELASLDQLGLPLGLPVDGNDGAENQPEG; encoded by the coding sequence ATGCGCTGCGCCGCGTGTGACGCGACCGACACCCGGGTCGTAGACACCCGTTTGAGCCGCGGGGGCCGCGCAGTGCGGCGTCGCCGCGAGTGTGAGCAATGCGGCGCCCGCTTCACCACCTATGAAGTGATCGAGGAGCGACCCGTGCGTGTGCTCAAGCGCAACGGGGAGTCCGAGGAGTACAGCCGGGCCAAGCTCCTCCGGAGCCTGAACGCGGCCTGCGCCAAGCGGCCGGTCTCGGCCGAGACGGTCGACCAGATCGTCGAGGACATCGAGGACGCTCTGAGCCGCTCGGCCGGGGTCGAGGTGACCAGCGCCCGCATCAGCGAGATGGTCATGCACCAGCTCCGGCAGGTGGACCGGGTGGCCTACGTCCGCTATGCCTCCGTGTACCGGAACTTCCGGGATCTGGACGAGTTTGAGGACTTCGTGAGCGAGGTTCGCGCCCGGCAGCGGCGCGAGCTGGCGAGTCTGGATCAGTTGGGGCTCCCCCTGGGGCTGCCCGTGGACGGGAATGACGGAGCGGAGAATCAACCCGAAGGGTGA